The Choristoneura fumiferana chromosome Z, NRCan_CFum_1, whole genome shotgun sequence DNA window TGTcgaaatcctgctgtcattacacgacatgttcttgggtgcgtgacctcaactctgttggcactatctatacatctcttttttttacatttcagatGGTGTTCTAGTACAAAAAACTCCATTCTCAATCTATGGTCTATTTTGGTCAATAGTCAACTTCTGTTATCTATGGTAAGTATTCTTTATTACTCTTCCTCGATTGACGTCCAACAGGCATTTGATAAAGTCTGGCATAGGGGACAGCTAttcaaagcaaaataaaaattaccataTAATTTATACATGCTTCTAAAATCTTACCAAGGACGAAACGAACTTTATAGTAAAAATTAATGGTGCATGCTCAAAGTTTTATGACGTGAAGGATGGAGTTCCCCAGGGATCGGTTTTGGGACCAACATTCTTCTGACCTACCATCGACAAATGCCATACTCACTGCGACAATTGTGCTTGAAATTGCATGTTGCATGAACACacgtttgttgcatagacgtaactatcgtaaggtcacgggtgagcaaagtaactttCACATTTGTTATATTGGTAAAGATGGTGTCAACTATTATAAAGCCCATATTTCGACTCTGCTCGTGTcgtaaaatcgaagttcgtgtcgtatcgtccctctgacacttatatactatttaatacgagagtgagagagacggtactatacgaacttcgaatttcggagtaggccctctgttggTAATTCCTCTGTAGTAGGAACtgcatattataaaaaaaacactaacaaTACCGTTTATGGTTTTCAAAGGTGCCAATCCCTGATCAACGCAGACTTTAATAAGCACGGAGACAAGTATACACGGACCTACAGCAAGCCTGGTGGGGGGTGAGTAAACTgttcgtttttaacccccgacgaaaaaagaggggtgttataagtttgaccactatgtgtgtctgtctgtggcaccgtagctcttaaatgggtggacctatttgaatgcggttttttaaatttaaaatcagggtttctagcaatggttcttagacatgtttcgcCAAAATCGGCCCAGCcgtttgagatatttaactttgaagtgacatagtcgggggttttccaactttttgttggtaaggttattatAGAACTGCCATGTACTCGTATTATCTTATCTCTGTTTCTTTGTTCTTCTCTATAGTCTAAATGGCTGGATGGTTTTCTACATGTGGGGTATCATTAGAAGCGTCGAAGTGACATAGAGTATATAATgtttcaatatggcgtccgcGTGGCAGgggaattaaaaataatatattttgtattttttgtaacaatataagtttatattgtcacttcaaagttcaatatcccaaaaacggctgaaccgattttgataaaacatgtctaaggaccatcgctagaaaacctgctttcaaataaaaaaaacagcattcaaatcagttcacccgtttaagagctgcggtgccacagtcagacacacatagcggtcaaacttataacacccctcttttgcgtcgggagttaaaaatgaaagctaataattaaccTATTCAACCGAACATTTCCACAAGAACTCCAACAAAATGTAAAGTacttaaagaaattaaaaaaaaacctcagcTTTCCTAAAAAAGCTATCTAGAACtttattaagtaacttaaaactCAACAGTGTTTTTACCCGATCGCCCGAAGATGGGTTatgttttcctttttagtttttatagcagctttttcttattttcattttcaagtaAGTTTTGCTCTTTCCTTCAGACCTCCAAGGCCTCCGTCCCGCAAGTTCGGGGGCTTCAACACGGGCTCGAGCCCCGGCCCGTCGCCCGCCGGCGGCGGTGGCTGCGGCTGCGGCGGCTAAACTGtgtagacagacaaacacacataggcCTTCCACTTAACGCGTCCACAGCATCTTCATCAGTAGCACTTTGCTCAGTGCCTCAAACGCGTATAAAGGTCTACTACACCGTATCGTACCATGATCCTAATAGGAaagtgtcaggcaaaaatatattctttgtatttaatgaaatggaattttgaaatgaaatgaaatggtttatttatttattcgcagGAGCTACAAGTAGATAttacacatgtcaga harbors:
- the LOC141437599 gene encoding uncharacterized protein — translated: MPYVNKDGVLVQKTPFSIYGLFWSIVNFCYLWCQSLINADFNKHGDKYTRTYSKPGGGPPRPPSRKFGGFNTGSSPGPSPAGGGGCGCGG